The following proteins are co-located in the Paludibaculum fermentans genome:
- a CDS encoding helix-turn-helix domain-containing protein, whose amino-acid sequence MASTFEPRSLSVSDLEIDNGDLAERTAPLTSLVLQVSGPVVVEIGLAGRFRTCPIASGDFCVAPAGASVPAARWRGSRRFALTELSPRLIQSVADSLNLHSFELRPEQAIRDPRIGHLLFAIREEVLSGYTSGRAYLDSIAWALVTRLLQGHAIASLPKPHRGGLSRVLFRRVTEFMEENLQEDLGLARLAAITGLSEDHFARAFRETSGVPPHRYLLQRRLARARDLLATTAQPIVEIAQALGFADQSHLTNLLRRHTGLTPGQVRAQSAQVEANPGILQ is encoded by the coding sequence AACGGCGACCTCGCCGAGCGCACCGCCCCGCTGACCAGCCTGGTCCTCCAGGTGAGCGGGCCCGTGGTCGTCGAAATCGGCCTCGCGGGCCGGTTTCGCACTTGCCCCATTGCGTCTGGAGACTTCTGTGTCGCCCCCGCCGGCGCCAGCGTTCCGGCCGCCCGCTGGCGCGGTTCGCGCCGCTTCGCGCTCACTGAACTCTCGCCCCGCCTGATCCAGTCCGTAGCCGATTCCCTGAATCTCCACTCTTTCGAACTGCGCCCCGAGCAGGCGATCCGCGATCCCCGCATCGGCCACCTGCTCTTCGCCATACGGGAGGAGGTCCTCTCCGGATATACCTCCGGCCGGGCATACCTGGACAGTATTGCCTGGGCGCTGGTCACCCGGCTCCTCCAGGGGCATGCCATCGCCAGCTTGCCCAAGCCCCATCGCGGCGGGCTCTCCCGCGTCCTGTTCCGGCGGGTGACCGAGTTCATGGAGGAAAACCTCCAGGAAGACCTTGGCCTGGCCCGGCTCGCCGCCATCACCGGGCTGAGCGAGGATCACTTTGCCCGCGCTTTCCGGGAGACCTCCGGAGTGCCACCCCATCGGTATCTGTTGCAGCGCCGCCTTGCCCGCGCCCGGGACCTGTTGGCAACCACAGCCCAGCCCATCGTTGAGATCGCCCAGGCCCTCGGCTTCGCTGACCAGAGCCACTTGACCAACCTGCTCCGGCGCCATACCGGACTCACCCCGGGTCAGGTCCGGGCCCAGTCGGCGCAAGTTGAGGCCAATCCCGGAATCCTGCAATGA